The Primulina eburnea isolate SZY01 chromosome 8, ASM2296580v1, whole genome shotgun sequence genome contains a region encoding:
- the LOC140839943 gene encoding MACPF domain-containing protein CAD1-like, with amino-acid sequence MEENAAALHTAVNSVQALGRGFDVNYDTRLLYCKGVAGSKIVEIDEKNTRNLYLTENLLVRNVSRDIKNSQEPSGRDGFGVCSYTEMVEYFNKMAALSGYTPLGSFNAAFSFTGSKHVDAAATKSLCMDGYFIPLAKIQLVKSPMVLNENVKRAVPTSWDPPALASFIENFGTHVITSVTIGGKDVIYVKQHLSSPLSMMEIKNYVQDIGNQRFSSTEGLASSGLLSFKDKGTDPSLFNSQGIYPQPATERYLSGSGKEDVTVIFRRRGGDDLEQSHTQWATTVQSSPDVIEMSFFPITELLDGIRGKEHLSRAISLYLEYKPQIEELRYFLEFQVPRVWAPIQNIFPGQPRKEPVCPSLQFSMMGQKLYVSQEQVSVGRKPVTGMRLCLEGSKQNRVSIHLQHLVSLPKILLPYWDSHIAIGAPKWQGPEEQDSRWFEPVKWKKFSHVSTAPVENPETFISDLIGVYIVTGAQLGVWDFGSRNVLHMKLLYSKLPGCTVRRSLWDHVPNDKSKKHSSMENEDESGSSSSLEENYVGNKLAKFIDMSEMRKGPEDNPGHWLVTGGKLGVEKGRIVVRVKYSLLNY; translated from the exons ATGGAGGAAAATGCGGCAGCTTTGCACACAGCTGTGAATTCGGTGCAGGCATTGGGAAGGGGGTTTGACGTGAACTATGATACGAGGTTGCTTTATTGTAAAGGTGTTGCAGGGTCAAAAATTGTGGAAATTGATGAAAAGAATACGAGAAATCTGTACTTAACCGAAAACTTACTTGTTCGTAATGTTTCAAGGGATATCAAGAATTCACAGGAGCCAAGTGGCCGTGATGGCTTTGGTGTTTGCAGTTATACTGAG ATGGTAGAATACTTTAACAAAATGGCTGCTCTCTCTGGATATACCCCACTTGGTAGTTTCAATGCTGCATTCAGCTTCACTGGTTCTAAGCACGTGGATGCTGCTGCCACAAAATCCCTTTGCATGGATGGATATTTTATTCCTCTGGCTAAGATCCAGCTTGTTAAATCACCCATGGTTTTGAATGAAAATGTTAAAAGAGCAGTCCCAACATCATGGGACCCACCTGCTTTAGCGAG CTTCATCGAAAATTTTGGCACACACGTTATTACGTCCGTAACTATTGGCGGTAAAGATGTGATCTATGTCAAACAGCACCTATCATCTCCTCTGTCTATGATGGAAATCAAGAATTATGTTCAAGATATTGGAAACCAAAGGTTTTCAAGCACAGAAGGGCTTGCAAGTTCAGGTCTATTGAGTTTCAAGGATAAG GGCACTGATCCTTCTCTGTTCAACAGCCAAGGGATTTACCCACAACCAGCTACTGAACGTTATCTCTCTGGTAGCGGTAAAGAA GATGTTACTGTCATATTCAGAAGAAGGGGAGGGGATGACCTGGAGCAAAGCCACACCCAATGGGCGACAACAGTCCAATCTTCTCCAGATGTCATTGAAATGTCATTTTTTCCGATAACCGAACTTCTTGACGGAATTAGAGGAAAGGAACATTTGTCTCGCGCCATCTCGCTCTACCTTGAGT ACAAGCCTCAGATCGAAGAGCTAAGATATTTTCTGGAGTTTCAGGTCCCTCGAGTATGGGCCCCCATACAGAATATTTTTCCTGGGCAACCAAGAAAGGAACCTGTGTGCCCATCCTTACAATTTAGCATGATGGGCCAAAAGCTTTATGTCAGCCAAGAGCAA GTATCAGTCGGCCGGAAACCCGTAACTGGGATGCGATTGTGTCTTGAAGGATCAAAGCAAAACCGGGTCAGTATCCATCTTCAACACCTTGTGTCTCTTCCAAAGATCCTCCTTCCGTACTGGGATTCACACATAGCAATAGGTGCTCCAAAATGGCAGGGGCCTGAAGAACAAGACAGCAGATGGTTTGAGCCGGTAAAGTGGAAAAAATTCTCTCACGTGAGCACCGCACCAGTTGAGAACCCAGAAACCTTCATCAGTGATCTCATCGGTGTGTACATTGTCACTGGGGCTCAACTAGGTGTTTGGGATTTCGGGTCAAGAAACGTCTTGCATATGAAGCTATTGTATTCGAAGCTTCCTGGATGCACGGTAAGGAGATCTTTATGGGATCATGTTCCAAACGATAAGTCGAAAAAACATAGTAGTATGGAAAATGAGGATGAGTCGGGTTCGAGTTCGAGTTTGGAGGAAAACTATGTCGGGAACAAGTTGGCAAAATTTATAGACATGTCTGAAATGAGAAAGGGGCCCGAAGATAACCCCGGCCACTGGTTGGTGACAGGCGGCAAGCTTGGTGTAGAGAAAGGGAGAATTGTAGTGAGAGTGAAGTACTCGTTACTTAATTACTGA
- the LOC140839944 gene encoding non-specific lipid-transfer protein 2-like, whose product MAMKCMCMLLVVLALVSLAPGGEGALGCGNVVSYLNGCIPYVTGQGPLGGCCGGVKGLYSAAKTPADRRTVCTCLKSVANAYAPYIGKAASLPKLCGVSIPYKISPSTDCAKVN is encoded by the coding sequence ATGGCAATGAAGTGCATGTGCATGCTGTTGGTGGTGTTGGCACTCGTGTCCTTGGCTCCAGGCGGGGAGGGAGCGTTAGGGTGCGGCAACGTGGTTTCATACCTGAACGGATGCATCCCTTACGTCACCGGCCAAGGTCCTCTGGGAGGCTGCTGCGGCGGGGTCAAAGGCCTATACTCCGCCGCCAAGACCCCTGCAGACCGAAGGACCGTGTGCACCTGCCTCAAGAGTGTGGCAAATGCCTACGCTCCGTATATCGGGAAGGCCGCCTCACTCCCGAAACTGTGCGGCGTCAGCATTCCTTACAAGATCAGCCCTTCTACTGATTGCGCCAAGGTGAATTGA
- the LOC140838025 gene encoding non-specific lipid-transfer protein 1-like, with protein sequence MALKAMILISVMVVMCMTATLNAQDVSCQTVVDSLLPCKTYLEQGGNVPTACCNGVISLNSAANTAADRKIVCQCLKTIAKSYAINPQYASGLPASCKVNIPYPISYDTNCDTVQ encoded by the exons ATGGCTTTAAAAGCAATGATCTTGATCAGCGTCATGGTGGTAATGTGCATGACAGCAACTTTAAATGCACAGGACGTAAGCTGCCAGACTGTGGTGGACAGCTTGCTGCCGTGCAAAACATACCTCGAGCAGGGTGGGAACGTGCCAACTGCATGCTGCAATGGCGTTATTTCACTTAACAGCGCCGCTAACACCGCAGCTGACCGCAAGATCGTCTGCCAGTGTTTGAAGACCATAGCAAAATCTTATGCTATCAACCCTCAATATGCTTCCGGCCTGCCAGCCAGTTGCAAAGTTAACATTCCTTATCCCATCAGCTACGACACCAACTGCGACAC TGTGCAGTGA